The genomic interval TTTCGACTTTTTAGCCATATATATGAACACTCCTTACAAATCGTAATCATTTCGTTTTATATATTAGCACATGCTTCTTCTACTTGGCAAGACTTTAATTGGTGAAAATAAAAAAGAGTTGGCAAAACGCCCTGCACGTGCTAAAATAATAAATCGTAATAGTTTCAATTTGAAAAGGAGGGACTAGTCATGCGCGTAAATGTAACATTAGCATGTACTGAATGTGGTGACCGTAACTACATCACAACTAAAAACAAACGAACTAATCCTGAGCGTATTGAAATGATGAAGTATTGCCCAAGATTAAACAAACACACTCTACACAGAGAAACAAAATAATCATAGTGAACAATCAGTGGCATTGATTTTGCGACGCTTATTTCGCAAGTGCATCAATGCATTAGCGAGCACGTCACCTTGCTTATAATTAAAATACGACATAAGTCAAATGATTCGAATATCATTTGACTTTTTTATTTATCTTATCATCATACAACTTTTCTACATATTGACCACAAAACTGCTTACGCGCTTTGTATCATGATGAAATTTCTCACTTACATTTTCTATTTTCCACACCCTATTTTAATTCTCTAAACATTTTATCGCTTTAAAGTCGAAAAATTTTATTGAAACTCATCCCCTTAACAAGTAAAATATATAGAAAGCTAATTGTTGAGGAGAAGATATGTATGGAAGAAAAAAAATTAAGTAGAGGCCTCCAATCAAGGCATATTACAATGATTGCCATTGGAGGCGCGATTGGTACAGGGCTCTTTGTCGCAACTGGCGGCGTAATTGCTCAAGCTGGTCCAGGTGGCGCGATACTTGCCTATTTGATTATCGGGGTGATGTTATACTTTTTAATGTCATCAATAGGAGAAATGGCAACTTTTTACCCTGTGTCTGGGGCATTTAGTAGTTATGCCAATCGTTTTGTAGACCCATCTTTAGGTTTTACGATGGGCTGGTTA from Staphylococcus sp. MI 10-1553 carries:
- the rpmG gene encoding 50S ribosomal protein L33 gives rise to the protein MRVNVTLACTECGDRNYITTKNKRTNPERIEMMKYCPRLNKHTLHRETK